In Halorubrum sp. PV6, a single window of DNA contains:
- a CDS encoding universal stress protein, with protein sequence MIPGSAAPGRSATGGRSAVIATDLSEASETMIESDTGLSCLNRIGVDRVHLVTVVPSNIHSGMPGMNFQKRRKRALKRYRSTIEAEGFEVETHVVRGTPHRRINGIAESVAADLILVGSRGKSPLENRVIGSTARNLARTTVVPLLVDRIERGVDDPETIRRHLFKRTLLATDFSENAERAFQALEYLRYATAEVTLVHVRSPKDETSDDDPAGRLGDLAERLDDWGLEARTEVRRGDPATEILAAEAEHDPSTLLLGSRGRSRLRRLLLGSVSEEIVTRATGNVLLVPPPRTA encoded by the coding sequence ATGATTCCCGGCTCGGCGGCGCCCGGCCGGTCCGCGACCGGAGGGCGGTCCGCGGTGATCGCGACCGACCTGTCCGAGGCGAGCGAGACGATGATCGAATCCGACACCGGGCTCTCCTGTCTGAACCGGATCGGCGTCGACCGCGTCCACCTCGTGACGGTCGTCCCCTCGAACATCCACTCCGGGATGCCGGGCATGAACTTCCAGAAGCGGCGGAAGCGGGCGCTCAAGCGGTACCGGTCGACCATCGAAGCCGAGGGGTTCGAGGTCGAGACGCACGTCGTCCGCGGGACGCCGCACCGCCGGATCAACGGCATCGCCGAGTCGGTCGCGGCCGACCTGATCCTGGTCGGCTCCCGCGGGAAGAGCCCCCTCGAAAACCGCGTCATCGGGTCGACGGCGCGCAACTTGGCCCGCACGACCGTCGTCCCGCTGCTCGTCGACCGCATCGAGCGCGGCGTCGACGACCCGGAGACGATCCGCCGGCACCTATTTAAACGGACGCTGCTCGCGACGGACTTCTCGGAGAACGCCGAGCGCGCGTTTCAGGCGCTCGAATACCTCCGGTACGCGACCGCCGAGGTGACGCTCGTCCACGTCCGGTCGCCGAAAGACGAAACGAGCGACGACGACCCCGCCGGGCGGCTGGGCGACCTGGCCGAGCGCCTCGACGACTGGGGGTTGGAGGCGCGGACCGAGGTCCGACGGGGCGACCCCGCCACGGAGATCCTCGCGGCGGAGGCGGAACACGACCCGAGCACCCTGCTTCTCGGCTCTCGCGGGCGCAGCCGGCTCCGGCGGCTCCTGCTCGGGAGCGTCTCCGAGGAGATAGTCACTCGCGCGACCGGGAACGTCCTCCTCGTGCCGCCGCCGCGCACGGCCTGA
- a CDS encoding ABC transporter ATP-binding protein, with protein sequence MAGVNGGSGATGGSPTGDGGDPGVVLDGVGKTYDDGGTPVRALDDVSFSVADGEFVCLVGPSGCGKTTLFRIIAGLTQATDGAVRVAGTPVTDPTTDMGVVFQEYHLFPWLTVAENVAFGLERTDRSEAERERRVDEMLDLVGLSEFRDSYPKSLSGGMKQRVAIARSLAVDPELLVMDEPFGAVDAQTREMLQRELLDVWGSTGKTVLFVTHDVAEAVTLADRIVVMAAEPGRVDSVVDVDVPRPRERGDPAFGDHVARIRELIGAGP encoded by the coding sequence ATGGCAGGCGTGAACGGCGGCTCCGGAGCGACGGGCGGGTCGCCCACGGGAGACGGCGGCGACCCCGGCGTCGTCCTCGACGGCGTCGGGAAGACGTACGACGACGGCGGGACACCGGTTCGCGCGTTAGACGACGTGTCGTTTTCGGTGGCGGACGGCGAGTTCGTCTGTCTCGTCGGCCCGTCCGGCTGCGGCAAGACGACGCTGTTCCGGATCATCGCCGGGCTGACCCAGGCCACCGACGGGGCGGTCCGGGTCGCCGGCACGCCCGTCACCGACCCCACGACCGACATGGGCGTGGTGTTCCAAGAGTACCACCTCTTCCCGTGGCTCACCGTCGCGGAGAACGTCGCCTTCGGGCTCGAACGGACCGACCGGAGCGAGGCCGAGCGCGAGCGGCGGGTCGATGAGATGCTCGACCTCGTCGGCCTCTCCGAGTTCCGCGACTCGTACCCGAAGTCGCTCTCGGGCGGGATGAAACAGCGCGTCGCCATCGCGCGGTCGCTCGCGGTCGACCCGGAGCTGCTCGTCATGGACGAGCCGTTCGGCGCGGTCGACGCCCAGACCCGCGAGATGCTCCAGCGGGAGCTGCTCGACGTGTGGGGGTCGACCGGCAAGACCGTGCTGTTCGTCACCCACGACGTGGCCGAAGCGGTGACGCTCGCCGACCGAATCGTCGTGATGGCGGCCGAACCGGGCCGCGTCGACTCGGTCGTCGACGTCGACGTGCCGCGCCCGCGCGAGCGCGGCGACCCGGCGTTCGGCGACCACGTCGCCCGCATCCGGGAACTGATCGGCGCGGGGCCGTGA
- a CDS encoding ABC transporter permease: MATDTRREVDGSALGVDIALGDPRRLLRGAAGLAGFVVVWHLVSLTQPAIVLPSPVAVAAEFRGQLASGAMPAALVSSVRHWIPGTLVGTGLGVGAGVAFAWSGLLDDVTAPLVRVLRPVPPLALIGFAIAWFGLNHAGAAFIIAVGGFWINFYASYGAVEAVSDDLIDVGRTLGVRSDLDMVRSVVLPASLPGIMTGIRTGLGRCWMLVIAAEIFSVPGVGREILRASNNLRVDRALAYIFVLSLLYLVVDVAFRAVQRRVLAWQA; this comes from the coding sequence ATGGCTACCGACACCAGACGGGAGGTCGACGGGAGCGCGCTGGGCGTCGATATCGCCCTCGGAGACCCGCGGCGACTGCTCCGCGGCGCCGCGGGGCTGGCCGGGTTCGTCGTGGTCTGGCACCTCGTCTCGCTCACGCAGCCGGCTATCGTCCTGCCCTCGCCGGTCGCGGTCGCGGCGGAGTTCCGGGGCCAACTCGCCTCGGGAGCGATGCCGGCGGCGCTGGTCTCGAGCGTTCGACACTGGATCCCCGGCACGCTCGTCGGCACGGGCCTCGGCGTCGGCGCCGGCGTCGCGTTCGCGTGGAGCGGCCTGCTCGACGACGTGACCGCGCCCCTAGTCCGGGTGTTACGCCCCGTCCCGCCGCTCGCGCTCATCGGCTTCGCCATCGCGTGGTTCGGCCTCAACCACGCCGGCGCGGCGTTCATCATCGCCGTCGGCGGGTTCTGGATCAACTTCTACGCGAGTTACGGCGCCGTCGAGGCGGTCTCCGACGACCTGATCGACGTGGGGCGGACCCTCGGCGTGCGCAGCGACCTCGATATGGTCCGGTCGGTCGTCCTGCCGGCGTCGCTGCCGGGGATCATGACGGGCATCCGCACCGGGCTCGGCCGCTGCTGGATGCTCGTGATCGCCGCCGAGATATTCTCCGTGCCGGGCGTCGGTCGCGAGATCCTCCGCGCGAGCAACAACCTCCGGGTCGACCGCGCGCTCGCGTACATCTTCGTGTTGAGCCTGCTGTATCTCGTCGTCGACGTGGCGTTCCGCGCGGTCCAACGTCGGGTGTTAGCATGGCAGGCGTGA
- a CDS encoding ABC transporter substrate-binding protein, which produces MYDANSPPTRRSFLAGAGGAATLGLAGCLGGGGDGLDELTVAHMPIYPDLQWYVMEGEGYFSSIDAEIDGREFTDGPAIVQAFSGGNIDVAMFGIVPAMIVIDNDIPAQVTAANIREPMGIMAEQSFHDTFEQHGGDAFDVWAEENGRPFRFGTFPQGSVPDVLLRYWLRETGVDPEANDSVEIREINGANAVWQAINGGDIDGTSIMEPVPTIAQAEGSSVTMLRTAAEILPGQPAAVTLMSDEVRDSPLAAQFLEQHVRATEFIGANPDATAQHVESGIGMPADRARKALDSPLSNFVTDPASISEATPVFSEFAASNGQIDEQLTNDQIFDRSVYDSL; this is translated from the coding sequence ATGTACGACGCGAACTCGCCGCCGACGCGCCGGTCGTTCCTCGCCGGTGCCGGCGGCGCCGCGACGCTCGGACTCGCCGGCTGTCTCGGCGGTGGCGGGGACGGACTCGACGAACTGACGGTCGCACACATGCCGATCTACCCCGACCTCCAGTGGTACGTGATGGAGGGCGAAGGGTACTTCTCGTCGATCGACGCCGAAATCGACGGCCGGGAGTTCACCGACGGCCCGGCGATCGTGCAGGCGTTCAGCGGCGGCAACATCGACGTCGCGATGTTCGGTATCGTCCCGGCGATGATCGTCATCGACAACGACATCCCGGCGCAGGTGACGGCGGCAAACATCCGCGAGCCGATGGGGATCATGGCCGAACAGTCGTTCCACGACACCTTCGAGCAACACGGCGGCGACGCGTTCGACGTGTGGGCCGAAGAGAACGGGCGTCCCTTCCGCTTTGGGACCTTCCCGCAGGGGAGCGTCCCCGACGTGCTGCTCCGCTACTGGCTCAGGGAGACCGGTGTCGACCCCGAGGCGAACGACAGCGTGGAGATCCGCGAGATAAACGGCGCGAACGCGGTCTGGCAGGCGATAAACGGCGGCGACATCGACGGCACCTCGATCATGGAGCCGGTCCCGACGATCGCGCAGGCGGAGGGCTCCTCGGTCACGATGCTCCGGACGGCCGCCGAGATACTTCCCGGTCAGCCGGCGGCGGTCACGCTGATGAGCGACGAGGTGCGTGACTCCCCGCTCGCGGCGCAGTTCCTCGAACAGCACGTCCGCGCGACCGAGTTTATCGGCGCAAACCCCGACGCGACGGCCCAACACGTCGAGTCGGGGATCGGAATGCCCGCTGACCGCGCGCGGAAGGCGCTCGACTCGCCGCTCTCGAACTTCGTCACCGACCCGGCGTCCATCAGCGAGGCGACGCCCGTCTTCTCGGAGTTCGCGGCGTCGAACGGCCAGATCGACGAACAGCTCACCAACGACCAGATATTCGACCGGAGCGTCTACGACTCGCTGTAA
- a CDS encoding 1,4-dihydroxy-2-naphthoyl-CoA synthase: MVSDLFDPDAWEQVTDEFDDITYHRGVDVPVVRIAFDRPEVRNAFRPGTVDELYAALDHARKQADVGCVLLTGNGPSEKDGGWAFCSGGDQSVRGGSGYEYRDDDEAGEEDDPLVKEARAGRLHILEVQRLIRFMPKPVVAVVPGWAVGGGHSLHVVCDLTLASDEHAKFLQTDPDVASFDGGFGSAYLAKQIGQKKAREVFFRGKTYSAEEAADMGMVNEAVPHEELEDEAIAWADEMTKKSPTAMRMLKYAFNMTDDGMVGQQVFAGEATRLAYMTDEAAEGRDAFVEKREPQFREYPWHY; encoded by the coding sequence ATGGTCTCGGATCTCTTCGACCCCGACGCGTGGGAGCAGGTGACAGACGAGTTCGACGACATCACCTATCACCGCGGCGTCGACGTGCCGGTCGTCCGGATCGCGTTCGACCGCCCCGAGGTCCGGAACGCGTTCCGCCCCGGCACCGTCGACGAGCTGTACGCCGCGCTCGACCACGCGCGAAAGCAGGCCGACGTGGGCTGCGTGCTGCTCACCGGCAACGGCCCCTCCGAGAAGGACGGCGGCTGGGCGTTCTGTTCCGGCGGCGACCAGTCGGTGCGGGGCGGCTCCGGCTACGAGTACCGCGACGACGACGAGGCCGGCGAGGAAGACGACCCCCTCGTCAAGGAGGCGCGGGCGGGCCGCCTCCACATCCTCGAAGTTCAGCGGTTGATCCGGTTTATGCCGAAACCCGTGGTCGCGGTCGTGCCGGGGTGGGCGGTCGGCGGCGGCCACTCGCTGCACGTCGTCTGTGACCTCACGCTCGCCAGCGACGAGCACGCGAAGTTCCTCCAGACCGACCCCGACGTGGCGTCGTTCGACGGCGGGTTCGGGTCGGCGTACCTCGCGAAACAGATCGGCCAGAAGAAGGCCCGCGAGGTGTTCTTCCGCGGGAAGACCTACTCGGCCGAGGAGGCCGCGGACATGGGGATGGTCAACGAGGCGGTCCCGCACGAGGAGCTAGAAGACGAGGCGATAGCGTGGGCCGACGAGATGACGAAGAAGTCGCCGACCGCGATGCGCATGCTGAAGTACGCCTTCAACATGACCGACGACGGGATGGTCGGCCAGCAGGTGTTCGCGGGCGAGGCCACCCGCTTAGCGTACATGACCGACGAGGCGGCGGAGGGCCGCGACGCGTTCGTCGAGAAGCGCGAGCCGCAGTTCCGCGAGTACCCCTGGCACTACTGA